In Ananas comosus cultivar F153 linkage group 10, ASM154086v1, whole genome shotgun sequence, the following proteins share a genomic window:
- the LOC109716264 gene encoding ADP,ATP carrier protein 2, chloroplastic-like, whose product MAGVLLSLPSTPQFRPFRPLHTATPRRLCPLRTRIVADFPPPSLRYRNRPPTSDDNNPIRSFYEREKPLPLHLCRAGAGVINDGNNPTKFLGIEVSTLKKIVPLGVMFFCILFNYTILRDTKDVLVVTAKGSSAEIIPFLKTWVNLPMAIGFMLLYTKLSNVLSKEALFYTVIFPFIAFFGAFAFVLYPLRDVIHPTALADRLLAKLGPSFLGPVAILRIWSFCLFYVMAELWGSVVISVLFWGFANQITTVEEAKEFYPLFGLGANVALIFSGRTVKYFSNLRKNLGPGVDGWEISLKGMMSIVVLLGLVISAIYWAVNKFVLNDPSLPRTVRRKKDKPKLGMGESLKFLISSRYVRDLATLVVAYGISINLVEVTWKSKLKAQFPSPNEYSSFMGDFSTATGIATFMMMLLGRVILRKFGWGVAAMITPTVLLITGVGFFSLILFGEPLVPILAKFGMTPLLAAVYVGAMQNIFSKSAKYSLFDPCKEMAYIPLDEDMKVKGKAAIDVVCNPLGKSGGALIQQFMILTFGSLANSTPYLGGILLVIVLSWLSAARSLDKQFSSLAKQELKKERMLKEKVENAVLGAKEELKEKENGSLHESLAISENLSNGLLPAKQESADESENSSETPTRKAK is encoded by the exons ATGGCGGGAGTCCTCCTATCCCTCCCCTCCACTCCCCAATTCCGACCCTTCCGCCCCCTCCACACCGCCACCCCCCGCCGACTTTGCCCCTTGCGCACCAGAATCGTCGCCGACTTCCCCCCACCGTCTCTCCGGTACCGGAACCGGCCGCCGACATCTGACGACAACAACCCAATTCGCAGCTTCTACGAGAGAGAAAAGCCCCTTCCCCTCCATCTCTGCCGCGCTGGAGCGGGTGTGATCAACGATGGAAACAACCCCACCAAATTCCTCGGCATCGAGGTTTCGACGCTGAAGAAGATCGTCCCCCTGGGCGTCATGTTCTTCTGCATCCTGTTCAACTACACCATTCTAAGGGACACCAAGGACGTGCTGGTCGTCACCGCAAAAGGGAGCAGCGCCGAGATCATCCCCTTCTTGAAGACGTGGGTGAACTTGCCCATGGCGATAGGGTTCATGCTCCTATACACCAAGCTCTCCAATGTGTTGTCCAAGGAGGCCCTCTTCTACACTGTTATCTTCCCCTTCATCGCCTTTTTTGGGGCCTTTGCCTTCGTTTTGTACCCGCTTAGGGATGTTATCCACCCCACAGCGCTAGCCGATAGGCTTTTGGCGAAGCTAGGCCCGAGCTTTCTCGGGCCCGTCGCGATCCTGAGGATCTGGAGCTTCTGCTTGTTCTACGTGATGGCGGAGCTTTGGGGGAGTGTGGTGATCTCGGTGCTCTTTTGGGGTTTTGCTAATCAG ATTACTACTGTTGAGGAAGCAAAAGAATTCTATCCTTTGTTTGGGCTTGGAGCTAATGTGGCCCTAATCTTCTCAGGTCGCACTGTAAAGTACTTTTCTAACTTGAGAAAGAATTTGGGGCCCGGTGTTGATGGTTGGGAGATATCACTGAAAGGAATGATGAGCATTGTAGTGCTGTTGGGTCTTGTTATTTCCGCAATCTACTGGGCAGTTAACAAATTTGTTTTGAATGATCCTTCTCTTCCAAGAACAGTACGCAGAAAGAAG GACAAACCTAAACTAGGTATGGGTGAGAGTCTGAAATTTTTGATATCTTCTAGATATGTGAGGGATCTTGCCACACTGGTGGTGGCCTACGGTATAAGTATTAATCTTGTTGAAGTCACGTGGAAATCGAAGCTCAAAGCACAG TTCCCAAGCCCTAACGAATATTCTTCTTTCATGGGTGATTTTTCTACTGCTACTGGTATAGCAACTTTCATGATGATGTTGTTGGGCCGAGTTATACTTAGAAAATTCGGCTGGGGGGTTGCAGCCATGATCACTCCAACAGTTCTACTTATCACTGGAGTTGGGTTTTTCTCACTAATTTTATTTGGCGAACCATTGGTTCCTATTCTAGCTAAGTTTGGCATGACTCCTCTACTTGCGGCAGTTTATGTGGGTGCAATGCAGAATATTTTCAGTAAGAGCGCCAAATATAGTTTATTTGACCCTTGCAAGGAGATGGCTTACATTCCTTTGGATGAAGACATGAAG GTTAAGGGGAAGGCCGCCATTGATGTTGTGTGCAACCCCTTGGGAAAATCAGGAGGCGCATTAATACAACAATTCATGATTTTGACATTCGGGTCCCTTGCAAATTCAACTCCTTACCTTGGAGGCATACTTCTTGTGATTGTTCTTTCATGGTTGAGTGCCGCAAGGTCCTTAGATAAACAATTTTCTTCATTAGCTAAGCAGGAGCTCAAGAAGGAGAGAATGCTCAAAGAGAAAGTAGAAAATGCAGTTTTGGGTGCAAAGGAGGAGTTAAAGGAGAAGGAAAATGGTTCTCTGCATGAATCATTAGCTATTAGTGAGAATTTATCA
- the LOC109716263 gene encoding putative pentatricopeptide repeat-containing protein At3g15930: MNYAQHLFEEMPNPDPFLWNSMIRSYSNSNSPEAAVSMYIHMLARGFEPNVYTFPFLLKAFTRDAVIAWGDELHAHVLKFGLGSNAHVRNALIHMYACSGDIETAQHLFERSYKREAVMWNAMISGHNRNKQFEMSCKIFVDMVKQCVSPTAITYISVISACAKLRDLDFGIQVHKHIKESGTLPNLKIENALVDMYAECCDMDAALRLFEGMKTRDVISWTALVVGFARLGQIDRAKQLFNQMPERDAVSWTAMIDGYVRTNQFKEALEMFRDMQTQDFRPDEFTMVSVLTACAQLGALEMGNWVRVYMDRHKIKMDVFVQNALIDMYSKCGRVKTGLEIFHKMHERDKFTWTAMIVGLAINGHGEDALQLFNKMLRASESPDEVTFIGVLTACAHAGLVSKGRELFLGMITTYGIKPNVTHYACMIDLLGRAGHLKEAFETTTNMPMRTNSAIWGTLLGACRVHGNAEMAELAAKNLLELEPENGTAYVQLSNIYAKCKRWDEVRRLRQIVMERGIKKEPGCSMIEMNGEVHEFVAGDRSHPRSEEIYTKLGEMAKELKIAGYVPDTSEVLLETADDERENAIFWHSEKLAMAYGLISSDPSVVIRIVKNLRMCLDCHRAIKLLSKIYEREVVVRDRTRFHHFRHGLCTCRDYW, translated from the coding sequence ATGAACTACGCCCAACACCTGTTCGAGGAAATGCCGAATCCGGACCCCTTCCTTTGGAACTCCATGATAAGGAGCTATTCGAATAGCAACTCCCCGGAAGCTGCGGTATCGATGTACATCCACATGCTCGCGAGAGGCTTCGAACCCAACGTCTACACCTTCCCTTTCTTGCTCAAGGCCTTTACTCGCGACGCGGTGATCGCGTGGGGCGACGAGCTCCACGCGCACGTGCTCAAGTTCGGTCTTGGCTCAAATGCCCATGTGAGGAATGCATTGATCCATATGTACGCTTGTAGCGGCGACATCGAGACGGCCCAACATCTGTTCGAGAGGAGTTATAAGAGAGAAGCGGTAATGTGGAACGCTATGATCTCTGGACATAATAGGAACAAGCAGTTCGAGATGTCATGCAAGATATTCGTAGACATGGTGAAGCAGTGCGTTAGTCCCACTGCAATCACTTACATTTCGGTTATATCAGCTTGCGCGAAGCTAAGAGATTTGGACTTTGGTATACAGGTCCATAAGCACATCAAAGAGAGCGGTACACTGCCCAATTTGAAGATAGAGAACGCGCTAGTTGATATGTACGCTGAGTGCTGTGACATGGATGCCGCGTTGAGATTGTTTGAGGGCATGAAAACCAGAGATGTAATATCTTGGACGGCATTGGTTGTTGGGTTTGCGAGGTTGGGACAAATCGATCGAGCTAAACAATTGTTCAATCAAATGCCTGAGCGTGATGCCGTATCATGGACGGCCATGATCGACGGCTACGTGCGCACCAACCAGTTCAAGGAAGCCCTTGAGATGTTTCGCGACATGCAAACACAGGATTTCAGACCGGATGAGTTCACCATGGTTAGCGTTCTTACAGCATGTGCGCAGTTAGGAGCTCTTGAAATGGGAAATTGGGTTAGGGTTTACATGGACCGACACAAAATCAAGATGGATGTTTTTGTGCAAAATGCATTAATAGATATGTATTCAAAGTGTGGTAGAGTCAAAACTGGGCTTGAGATATTCCATAAGATGCACGAAAGAGATAAGTTTACTTGGACGGCCATGATCGTCGGTCTTGCGATCAACGGGCATGGGGAAGATGCACTTCAACTGTTCAACAAAATGCTTAGAGCTTCTGAATCACCAGATGAGGTAACCTTCATTGGTGTTCTTACAGCTTGTGCTCATGCCGGTTTGGTTAGTAAGGGAAGAGAATTATTCTTGGGTATGATCACAACCTACGGAATAAAACCTAATGTCACACATTACGCTTGTATGATTGATCTCCTGGGTCGAGCCGGGCATCTAAAAGAAGCATTCGAGACCACAACGAACATGCCCATGAGAACCAATTCTGCAATATGGGGAACATTGCTAGGAGCTTGTAGGGTTCATGGGAATGCAGAAATGGCTGAATTGGCTGCTAAGAACCTTCTTGAGCTGGAGCCTGAAAACGGTACGGCTTATGTTCAATTATCCAATATATACGCTAAGTGTAAGAGATGGGATGAGGTGCGAAGACTAAGACAAATTGTAATGGAGAGGGGAATCAAGAAAGAACCCGGTTGTAGTATGATAGAGATGAATGGGGAGGTTCATGAATTTGTGGCGGGCGATCGATCTCATCCACGAAGCGAGGAGATTTATACAAAGTTAGGAGAGATGGCTAAGGAGTTAAAGATTGCTGGTTATGTTCCTGATACTTCGGAGGTGTTACTTGAGACGGCGGACGATGAGAGAGAGAACGCTATTTTTTGGCATAGCGAGAAGTTGGCAATGGCGTACGGATTAATCAGTTCGGATCCAAGTGTTGTGATTAGAATTGTTAAAAACTTGAGAATGTGTTTAGATTGTCATAGAGCAATAAAGCTCTTGTCGAAGATATATGAAAGGGAAGTAGTTGTGAGAGATCGGACTCGATTCCATCACTTCAGGCATGGATTGTGTACTTGCAGGGATTATTGGTGA